The Chthoniobacterales bacterium genome has a window encoding:
- a CDS encoding beta-propeller fold lactonase family protein, which yields MKSNVHLRFLSVLGTAILLPLVSGQGAEPVPSPGYVVYVTNERSNDITVIDGETNAVVAGFAVGKRPRGIHCSVDGKRVYVALSGSPRMGPGVDRGRAVADKEADGLGVIDPVARKLIEKIPAGSDPEQFALTKDGKHAVIANEDLGTASIIDLGSGKLAGEVRVSAEPEGVAVNPANGQVYVTCEEKGEVYVIDAEHAIAPAHFTVGARPRSVAFLPDGSRAYVPSEAEASVAIVDTTANKVIGQIKVEGMPMGAVVSKDGKELFVTTGRGNSVVVIDTAANKSVATIAVGGRAWGLVLSPDGSKLYTANGASNDVSVVDVKARKEITRVKVGDGPWGVAVGPKP from the coding sequence ATGAAGAGTAACGTCCATCTCCGTTTTCTGTCCGTTCTGGGAACTGCAATCCTCCTTCCTTTGGTCTCCGGCCAGGGCGCCGAGCCCGTGCCGTCGCCGGGCTACGTGGTTTACGTGACCAACGAAAGATCGAATGACATCACCGTGATCGATGGCGAGACGAATGCCGTCGTGGCCGGGTTCGCCGTCGGCAAACGGCCGCGCGGAATTCATTGTTCCGTCGACGGCAAACGCGTCTATGTCGCGCTCAGCGGATCGCCCCGGATGGGACCCGGCGTCGATCGCGGCCGCGCGGTGGCCGACAAGGAAGCGGACGGCCTCGGCGTCATCGATCCGGTGGCGCGGAAGTTGATCGAGAAAATTCCCGCCGGGTCGGATCCGGAACAGTTTGCGCTCACCAAAGATGGAAAGCACGCGGTCATTGCTAATGAGGATCTGGGCACCGCTTCGATTATCGATCTCGGTTCCGGGAAGCTCGCCGGCGAGGTAAGGGTTTCGGCCGAGCCCGAAGGCGTCGCCGTCAATCCAGCAAACGGTCAGGTTTATGTCACCTGCGAAGAGAAAGGCGAAGTTTATGTGATCGACGCCGAGCACGCGATCGCGCCCGCGCATTTCACGGTAGGCGCGCGTCCGCGATCGGTGGCCTTTCTGCCCGACGGATCTCGCGCCTATGTGCCCTCCGAGGCGGAGGCTTCGGTGGCGATTGTCGACACGACGGCGAATAAGGTGATCGGCCAAATCAAGGTGGAGGGAATGCCGATGGGCGCCGTGGTTTCGAAGGACGGAAAGGAATTGTTCGTGACCACAGGCCGTGGAAATTCCGTAGTCGTGATCGATACAGCGGCCAACAAATCGGTCGCGACGATCGCGGTGGGCGGACGCGCCTGGGGGCTCGTTCTCAGTCCGGACGGCTCGAAGCTCTATACTGCCAACGGCGCGAGTAACGACGTCTCGGTGGTCGACGTAAAAGCGCGCAAGGAAATTACCCGGGTCAAAGTCGGCGACGGACCCTGGGGTGTCGCAGTCGGACCGAAACCGTAG